TGACATGAACCCCGAAAGTTAGACAAAAAACTTTCGGGGTTTTGTTATGCAAAAAAAGCATTCTTACGCAGATCGTCTCAAGTACATGAAAATGCTTGAGGCCGGGTATAGTATTGATTATGTACATACCCACTTTGGTATTGGCACGTGTTTACTAAAGAGTTTATGGATCCTCTATCAAAAAGAAGGGGCCTCTAGTCTTGTTAAGAAGCAGAACATCCAAGCGGATGGCCCCCTTCGTGAAGCCATACTACAAGACATTGATAAAAATCATTTAACTTTGTTCGAGGCATCTACCAAATACAATGTGAGTGAGGCAAGTTTGAACAAATGGAAGAAACTTGTACGTGAATGCGGTTATGGCGCATTGTATGAAGAGAAACGCAGAGGACGCCCGTCAAAGGATATGGGAAGGCCCAAGAAAAAGAAACCAGAAGAGATGACGGAACTGGAGCGGCTCAGATATGAGAATGAGCGGCTCCGGGCCGAGAATGCTCTGTTAAAAAAAGTGAGGGCCTTAGTCGAAGAAAGAGAAGCCCGTCTGCGCGAGACTGGGCGGAAGCCATCGAAGGACTAAGGCCTGAACATGACCTTGCCCTCCTTCTGGAGCTCAAGGGGATGGCGCGTTCGACATTCTATTATCACACCAAACGACTTGGCCAACCTGACGGCTATGAAGCCCTCAGGAAGCGTATCCGTGCGATATACGACAAACATTATGGCCGATATGGATACCGGCGCATCACGGCACAGCTACGCAATGAAGGCCAGGAGGTCAATCACAAGACCGTGCAGAAGTTGATGAAGCAGATGTCCTTGAAGGCGAAACGAAAGAAGCAACACTATCGGTCTTACAAGGGAGAGCTGGGAAAGGTTGCGCCTAATGTACTCAACAGAGACTTCAAAGCCGTGATGCCGAATCAGAAATGGACTACTGATGTCACCCAGGTAAAGATAAAAGATAAAAAGATCTACTTGTCACCTATCCTGGATATGTTCAATGGCGAAGTGGTATCCTACGTGATCTCCAACAGCCCGGACCTGAAGATGGTCCTGACGATGTTGGATAAGGCCTTCAAGAAAAGAGATATACAGGGAAATCTAATCTTCCACTCAGATCAAGGCTGGCATTATCAGCATAAAAGATATCAGAAAACATTGGCAGACAGGCATATAACCCAGAGTATGTCTCGAAAGGGGAACTGCTTGGACAACTCTATGATGGAGAACTTCTTTGGCCTGATGAAGAATGAATTGCTATATTTGCAGGAGTGGGACTCTATCGACCAGTTCAAGAAGGCTCTCCGGACATATATCCGGTACTACAACAACGATAGAATCAAACTGAGGCTAAAAGGAAAGAGCCCGGTGCAATACCGAGCTCTGTTCCAATCTAAGGCCTCGTAACTAATGTTAAACCGTCCAACTTTTGGGGGTCACATCACTAAAGGCTGCTTCTTCGTTTATCGTCGTCCCCGGCTGACCGGGGATCCAATTACATAGCCTGTGCAACGGCGACGGCGACAGCCACGGAGGCGCCGACCATCGGGTTGTTGCCCATGCCCAGGAAGCCCATCATCTCCACGTGCGCAGGCACGGAGGAGGAACCGGCGAACTGGGCGTCGGAGTGCATGCGGCCCAGGGTGTCGGTCATACCGTAGGAGGCAGGACCGGCAGCCATGTTGTCCGGGTGCAGAGTACGGCCGGTACCACCGCCGGAAGCCACGGAGAAGTACTTCTTGCCGGCGAGGACACGCTCTTTCTTGTAGGTGCCTGCGACCGGGTGCTGGAAGCGCGTCGGGTTCGTGGAGTTGCCGGTGATGGAGATATCGACGTTCTCCTTCCAGAGGATGGCGACACCCTCGCGGACGTCGTCGGCGCCGTAGCAGCGCACGCCGCCGCGGACACCGTCGGAGTAACGCTTCTCGCTGACGACCTTCAGCTCGCCGGTGGCGTAGTCGAACTCCGTCTGGACATAGGTGAAGCCGTTGATGCGGGAAATGATCTTCGCAGCGTCCTTGCCAAGACCGTTGAGGATGACGCGGAGCGGCTTCTGACGCACCTTGTTGGCCATTTCGGCGATCTTGATGGCGCCCTCGGCGGCGGCGTAGGACTCGTGGCCGGCGAGGAAGGCGAAGCACTCGGTCTCCTCGGAGAGGAGGCGGGCGGCGAGGTTGCCGTGGCCGAGACCGACCTTGCGGTCGTCAGCGACGGAACCGGGGATGCAGAAGGCCTGCAGGCCCTCGCCGATGGCCTCGGCGGCCTCGGCGGCGGTCTTCACGCCCTTCTTGATGGCGATGGCAGCGCCCACGACATAGGCCCACTTCGCATTCTCGAAGCAGATCTTCTGGGTGTCCTCGCAAATCTTATACGGGTCGATACCCTTTGCATCGCAGATGGCCTTGGCCTCGTCGATGTCCTTGATACCGTATTTGTTGAGAGCGGCATTAATCTGATTAATGCGACGCTCGTAGCTTTCGAAAAGTGCCATAGTCTCTTACTCTTTGCGGGGGTCGATATATTTGACAGCGTCCTTGAAGCGGCCGTAGGTGCCCTTGGCCTTCTCGATGGCCTCAGGACCGGTGGCGCCGCCCTTGAGGGCGTCCATGAGCTTGCCGAGGTTGACAAACTCGTAGCCGATGACCTCGTTGTCAGCGTCGAGGGCCATGCGGGTGCAGTAGCCTTCGGTCATCTCGAGGTAACGGGAACCCTTCAGCTTGGTGCCGTACATCGTACCCACCTGGCTGCGGAGGTTCTTGCCGAGGTCCTCGAGGGAACCGCCGATGGGCAGACCACCCTCGGAGAAGGCAGACTGGGTGCGGCCGTAGACAATCTGGAGGAAGAGCTCGCGCATCGCCGTGTTGATGGCGTCGCAGACGAGGTCGGTGTTGAGAGCCTCGAGCAGGGTCTTGCCCGGGAGGATCTCAGAAGCCATGGCGGCGGAGTGGGTCATACCCGAGCAGCCGAGGGTCTCGACGAGGGCCTCCTCGATGATGCCGTCCTTGACGTTGAGCGTCAGTTTGCAGCAACCCTGCTGCGGGGCGCACCAGCCGATGCCGTGAGTAAGACCGGAGATGTCTTTGATCTCCTTTGCATGCACCCATTTGCCCTCTTCGGGAATCGGTGCGTTGGCGTGGTTGGCGCCTTTTGCAACGCAGCACATCTGCTGCACTTCTTTTGTGTAAATCATATAAACTGGATAAAAGTTAGATCCGCATGTATTTTATCCTGCAAATTTAACAAATCGGCGTGAATTACCAAAGCACAGGGCCGTAGATCCGGCGATTATTTGTATCTTCGCAGGGTATGATGCACGCAGCCGATACCATCTGTGCGCCGGCGACCTCAGCCGGCACGGGCGCCATCGCCGTGATCCGCGTCAGCGGACCCGACGCGCTGGCGGCCGTGGACCGCGTGGTCGCGTTCCGTTCCGGGACGGCGGCCGCGGCGAAGGGCTATACCGTCAAGTTCGGCAACGCCGCCGGGCTGGACGACGTGCTCGTGAACATTTTCCGCGCGCCGCGCTCGTACACGGGCGAGGACGCCGCGGAGATCAGCTGCCACGCCTCCCCCTACATCGTCGGCGCCCTGCTGGACAAGCTGACGGAGGCGGGCTGCCGGCTCGCCGAGCCGGGCGAATTCACGCGTCGCGCGTATGTCAACGGCAAGATGGATCTGGCGCAGGCAGAGGCGGTTGCGGACGTGATCGCCGCGTCGTCCGCGGCGCAGCATCGCGTGGCGATGAACCAGCTGCGGGGCGGCTATTCCGCCGAACTGCGCGGCCTGCGCGGGCAGCTGCTGGAGCTCACTTCCCTGCTGGAGCTGGAGCTCGATTTCAGCGAGGAGGATGTCGAATTCGCCGACCGTTCGCGGCTGCGCGCCCTGCTGGACACCGCCTGCTCGCACTGCCGGCAGCTCGCCGACTCGTTCCGCCTGGGCAACGCCATCAAGAACGGCGTGCCCGTGGCCATCGTCGGCGCGCCCAACAGCGGCAAGAGCACGCTCCTCAACGCCCTGCTGCGCGACGACCGCGCCATCGTCTCCGACATCCCGGGCACCACGCGCGACACCGTCGAGGAGACGTGCGTGATCGACGGCGTGCTGTTCCGTTTCATCGACACGGCCGGCATCCGCGAGGCCTCCGACGAGGTGGAGCGCCTCGGCATCGAGCGCACCTTCCGCAAGATCGGCGAGGCCGAGATCGTGCTGGGCGTCGTCGATGCCTCAATGCCGCAGGAGGCCGTTTCCGCGGCCATCTCCGAGATCGAAGGCCGCGTCGACCCCGCCCGACAGAAGCTCCTGATCCTGCTGAACAAAGAGGACAAGACCAAGCCCGCCTCCGGCACGACGACCATCTCAGCTCCGGACGGCCGCCGCGAGTACGACGACTACGTCCGCCCCAAACCCGCCACTGGCACCACGACCATTTCCCATCCGGACGGCCGTTGTGCGGCGCTGCGCATCTCCGCGAAGCAGGGCGCCGGGCTCGACGAGCTGCGCGCCGCCCTGGCCGCCCGCGCCGGCGTCGCCTCCGCCACCGGCACGCTCGTCACCAACGCGCGCCACGCCGCGGCGCTCCGGGAGGCTGCCGCTTCCCTCTCCGCCGTCTCCGACGGCCTCGACCGCGGCATCCCCTCCGACCTCCTGGCGGAGGACCTCCGCGCCGCCCTCACCTCCCTCGGCGCCATCACCGGCCTCATCACCACCGACGAAGTCCTCGGCGAGATCTTCTCGAAGTTCTGCATCGGAAAGTAGTTTTTACCACCTAACTAATTGATAGTCAACTATGCGTGCAAATTTTTCTTAATTTTTGCACAACGCCCCTCTCCCCCATTATGACAATGCCCGGGCAATCATCACAGAACACCCGGGCAAGAGATTATACCGATAAATTCGAATTTATTTGATATTATTCACGGCGGCCATGCGGAGCCAGAGCATCTCTGTTTGTCAAAGCCCAATCAATAATACCATTCAAGGCCGGCTGGAAAGATTCTCCCAGTTCGGTCAACCTGTACTCGACCCTTGGCGGGACTTCCGCGTAGACCGTGCGGGTGACCAGCCGGAAATCCTCCAGACGTTTAAGCGTCTGGGAAAGCATTTTCCTGGAAACATCCGGCATGTCTTTCTGGAAATCCCGAAATCGGCACACGCCGTATTTCTGCAGGGCTACCATGGCCAAAACAGACCATTTGTCTCCTATTTGGGAGAGAATATTCCGTACGGGACAAAAACCTTCAAAATTTGCCATAAACTATTTGTCTGATAATCACTAATTGTTACTCCGCGGTAACTATTGTACCTTCATGTACCGTATTGCAAGAGTTGACCAAAGGTGCTATCTTTGCGCAAAGATACAAAGTTTCTATTAGAAACAAATATTGAAAACCAATAAAATATGAAAGCAATGAAACAAATTGAGACAATTGCGAAAGGTCAGAACTTTGAAGCCGTCAACATCGGCTCATGGGATGAGGTTATCGGTTATGAACTCCCGATGGGACCGCGTGTTCTCCAGGGGAAGGTGTTCGTCGGACAGGCCGTCGGTGCAACGGGCAGCGAGTTAAGCTTCCAGACGCTCGTTCCCGGCCAGGACAGTGGTTTCCTCCATACGCACAAGACGCACGAGGAACTGTACATCATCATCAAGGGCGAAGGACTGTATCAGGTCGATGGAGAAATCTTCCCGGTACGCGAAGGTACGGTTATCCGTGTGTCGCCTGACGGAAAACGGGCCCTGAAGAACAACGGCCAGGAGAACCTGACGATGCTGTGCATCCAGTACAAGGCCAATGCATTTGGAGAAGCCGACAGCCCCATGACTGACGGGAATATCCTCCAGGAACCTCTTAACTGGTAATCATGGCGACCGTTACTACGCTGGCCTACAAGGATGTCAAGACTGTCATGACGAAATCCTCCCTGCCCGTGGGAGGTTTTTCCGTTAATCCATATGTGGGCTGTCCGCACGCTTGCCGATATTGTTACGCCTCTTTTATGAAGCGTTTTACCGGCCATACGGAAAAGTGGGGCACGTTCCTGGATGTGAAAAACTGGCCGCGCATCACCGATCCGCACAAATATGACGGGCAGCGCATCGTCATCGGCTCCGTCACTGATGGCTACAACGAGCACGAGGCCACTTACAAGCGCACCAGGATGCTGCTGGAACAGCTCAGGGGGACATCGGCAGAGATCATGGTCACCACCAAGTCAGACCTTGTCCTCCGGGACATCGACCTGCTGAAAACGTTCCCGAAGGCAACGGTTTCCTGGTCGGTCAACACCCTGGACGAGCAATTCAAGGACGACATGGACGATGCTCCCAGCATTGAACGGCGCCTGTCTGCCATGAAGCGGTTCCATGACGAGGGCATCCGCACGGTGTGCTTCGTCTCCCCTATCTTCCCCGGCATCACGGATGTTCCGGCCATCATCGAGCGGGCCAAGGACCAGGCCGACCTCATCTGGCTGGAAAACCTCAATCTCCGGGGCCAGTTCAAGGGTGATATCATGCGCTATATCGCCGAAAAATACCCGCAACTCGTTCCGCTGTACGATGAAATCTACAACAAAGGGAAGCGTGACTATTGGCAGGCTCTTGAGGCCCAGGTGAAGCAAATCTGTTCAGAGAATGATTTCCCGTATCTGAGAAACGATCTTCCCTACGGCCGAAGCAAGCCAGGAAAACCGGTCATCGTCAACTATTTCTATCACGAAGAAATCCGCCTGAACAACAAATAGGGGCTGCGTTTTCTTTTTCCGTGTCTGGAAGGTTTGAAGGAGATGGACGAAAGCGATTCAAATTCCGATTTATCTAATTTTCAAAGTTAATCATTATTCTTCAGACTCTCTAGAACTTGATAGATTTTTCGGTCGTATTTGGTCGCATTTGGTCACTTTTTTCTTTTAGACCAAAGAACCAAAGAGACCGATAAACAGGAATTTAGCGTTTTCATCAACGTCCTTTTGTTTCAGGGCTTCGTTATGAAGGTGCTTATTGCGAAATAGAAAACGATAGGTCTCCGTTTAGAAGATAATCCCCATCGGCACTAAGTGAAAAACAAGCATTCTTGAACCGAACGACAATCTGATCATCGGTTCTGCTTTTCAAATAAACATGCCCACTTTTTATCGTGAAGGTTTTATCATCAATGTTACTGGAATATGGATATCCAAAATAGCAGTGCTCCATCGGGACTTCATGTCCCACCTTGATATCGTGATCAATGGAGAATTCTATCCTTATTGTATTGCTATCAAACTCACCACGGCCCCAATCAGAAGCCACCTTAAAACCATCCTCTATTTCTGTTGCAATTGCTCTATGGAAAGAATGATCATTGGGATATGGTGTCCCAAGGATGAGCATCTGGTCTCCGCTGATTAAAGAAGCTGATGAACCACAATTACTTACCGATAGAGCAGTAGCAACTAGAAATAACGAAACCGCAAACCTTTTCATAACTAGGTGTTTCAGATTTTCCTCGAAAGCCGCAATTAACACACCATCTCTTGTTCCTATCTTCATTTCCAGAACCAATTGAAAATTAATTTCGATTTATCAAAGCAAAGTTACGCATTTTCGGCGACATGCTTTCATATCTATCTTGGCTGGAGCCAGCAGCACTTCCCGAAGATTATTCTTTCCTTTGCACACCCGGAGATCTGATGCCAGACTTCTATTGTTAACACCCGGTGCGGTCCTGCAGCAATGCAAGGATAATCCTAATTCCTGCCCCTCGCGGCCTAAAATATCCCAACTCTTATGCTGAACTTCGCAGGGTAAAAAAAACGGTATGGACAGGAAATTTCCCTACTATATTGCCGCCACCCTCTGGGGCATTCCAGGTATCATCATTACGGTCAAAGGCTTCAGGGCATACCTGAAGATGCCATAACAGAAGCTGTGGTGGCTGATGCTCATCACGGCGCTCGTATTGGCCGGCTTTTTCATGATGTTCCGGAAGATCGTGGACAAGTACTCGGCGCGGATTGCCGCCCAGCCCCAGGAAACGTCCTTTTGGCAGGCCTTCCCGCTCCGGGGCTGGATTCTGATTGTCTGCATGTCGTGCCTCGGCATTGCGCTCAGATTCATTCCCGGCATTCCGGCCGAATTCACCGCTTCCTTCTATTCCGGTCTCGGCCCGATGCTCGTATTCGCGGCCTGCCGCTTCATCTCAAACAAAACCAGGAGCATTTAGACAATGCCCGTGCGCTATTTGGCTGACAGGTTTTCTTTGAAGAAGGCCTCCAGCTTGTCATAAGGGATCACGCCGGCCTGGTCGTCGTAGAGGTCCACGTGGGAGGCGCCGGGAATAATCATCAACTCCTTGTTGCTGCCGGTCAGCAGGCTGAAGGCGTATTCGCTGAAATAACGGCTGTGGGCCTTCTCGCCGTGGATGAGGAGCACGGGAGTCTCAATCTCTGCGGCCCAGGCCAGCAGGGGCTGGTTCAGGAAACTCTGGCAGCCGATGACGTTCCAGCCGTCGTTGGAGTTGCCGCTGCGCGCGTGATAGCCGCGCGGCGTCTTGTAGTAGGCATGATAGTCCTTGACGAACCAGGGGGCGTCGTCCGGAAGCGGGTCGACCACGCCGCCGGCACGCTCATACGTGCCTGCCGCATAGTCCTTCGTGCGCTGGGCGGCCAGGGCCCGGCGCTTTTCCTGGCGCTGCGCAGGCGTGTCCTCGCTGGCGAAATAGCCCTCCACGTTGACCTTGCTCATATCGTACATCGTGGACGCGACCGTCGCCTTGATGCGCGGGTCCAGCGCGGCGGCGTTGATGGCCATGCCGCCGAAGCCGCAGATGCCGATGATGCCGATGCGCTCCGGATCCACCAGATCGCAGGTGGAAAGGAAGTCCACCGCCGCCAGGAAGTCCTCCGTGTTGATGTCCGGCGACGCCATCCTGCGGGGCTCGCCGCCGGACTCGCCCGTAAAGGACGGGTCGAAGGCGATGGTCAGGAACCCGCGCTCGGCCATGTGCTGGGCGTAGAGGCCGCTGGACTGCTCCTTCACGGCGCCGAACGGACCGCTCACCGCGATGGCAGGAAATCTGCCTTCAGTATTCTTGGGGACATACATATCCGCCGCCAGCTCGATGCCGTAGCGGTTGTGGAAGGTGACCTTGCTGTGGTTGACCAGTTCAGACTTGGGGAAGGTCTTGTCCCATTCCCGGGTAAGATTCAGGGTACTCATATTCTCGTTCGTGTTTGTTTTGCAGGCAAGCAACATCAGGGATACGGCGCAGCCGGCAAGGATGGATTTGATATTCATATTGTTGTTAAGGCCATACATCACTCAGTTGTTCAAATACTTCCGGAATGGTAGCCCAGCCAATGTTGTCCTCGCCGATCCTGACCATAATCAGGTTTTTGTGCGGGTTGATGTAAAGGACCTGATTATATATGCCAATGGCGTAAAAGCCCGGATACTGCCCGGTTTCAAAGCCTTGAAACCTAACGTCATACCAGCTGTAACGGTAACTGGATTTAGGATAAAAGGAGGTAGTCCTGCGTATCCATTCCTCACTCACGATACGTCTGCCGCCCCACATGCCGTCGTTCAGATAGAGGCGGCCTATTTTGGCCAGGTCTTTCAGGGTACAGGTGATACCGCCGAAGGCGTGGGCTGCATGATGCTTGCGGCTGTCAATATTGATCAGCGCCACCGACTCCATCTGCAGCGGCTTCCAGACTTTCTCGCTCAGGTAATCGGCATAACGCCTGCCTGTGGCACGCTCAATGACCACGCCCAGGATAGCTGTGGTCATACTTTCATAGTGGAATCTGGTTCCCGGATCGCAGCGGAACTTCAAACCCTTGATCTGCCTCATCAAGTTGTGCCCATAATTCAATCGCGCAATGGCGTTGACCGCTTTCAACGCTTTGATGTTGAATTCATATTCATCATCAAAGTCCAGCCCGCTGAACATGCATAACAGGTCACGGATGGTCAACATCTCCCACCTGGGGTCTTTCCCCTTCAGTTCCGGAAGATAATTGGTGACGGGATCATCGATACTTTTTATATAACCTTCATCCACCGCGATGCCACAAAGCAGCGACGTGATAGATTTGGACACGGAGAAGACAGTTGCCAGACGGTCGGCCGTAAAATCACCCCTGTACAACTCATAAACAATACGGTCGTCATGGATAATCATTATCCCCTGCGTGGCGCTTTTGTTGGCCATCGCTTCCGGAAAAGTCTGGTTTATACAATGGGGCGGTTCATTGTAGAAATGAAGCGTATCAATCCAATCTGCCCGGGATTCAGCCACTTTGAACCGGAACACCTGGTTGCCATTTGGAATGGTATCGTGGACGTGATGCTCGAAGCTGAAGATTCCCGGGCCGTCCAAACCGTCGGCCCGATATCCTCTTATCATCGAACACGCGGACAGAACAATGCCGGATGCGACAAGAAATACAGTACGGATTATGCGGTTATAATTCATTCGCAATTCTCTTTAACAGTTAATGCCGATTCATCTGAGTAAAGATATACATTTTCGGCGATATGCTTCCATGTATCCGAAACAAAGATATCCGGTCAAATTTAATCATTATCTTTGCTTCATGTCCATCTTACGCTTGCAAGGAGAAGTCTGCAGCCCGGCCGTCAGGAACCCGGAAGGGATGCTGCGTCTGATCGAGGAGTATCGGCTCATCCCTTTTTTCGTCAATCCCGTCCCGGGCTATTCCGTCGAAGAGCATACTCCGGGAGACCTCTGGTTCACGGAGGAGAACCTGGGCCCATGGGACTGGAAGATTGAATGTGTCCAGAGCGGGGACATCGCATACGGGAAGTTCCTTTTCGGCGGGAAAGCCGCCTTCGCCACGGTGGACGTATACCGGGAGATCATCAACTGGCGGCGTTCCCAGCCCAAATACCAGCCTTCTTCCGAGCA
The sequence above is a segment of the Bacteroidales bacterium WCE2004 genome. Coding sequences within it:
- a CDS encoding Transposase InsO and inactivated derivatives (non-canonical start codon;~manually curated), translated to MELKGMARSTFYYHTKRLGQPDGYEALRKRIRAIYDKHYGRYGYRRITAQLRNEGQEVNHKTVQKLMKQMSLKAKRKKQHYRSYKGELGKVAPNVLNRDFKAVMPNQKWTTDVTQVKIKDKKIYLSPILDMFNGEVVSYVISNSPDLKMVLTMLDKAFKKRDIQGNLIFHSDQGWHYQHKRYQKTLADRHITQSMSRKGNCLDNSMMENFFGLMKNELLYLQEWDSIDQFKKALRTYIRYYNNDRIKLRLKGKSPVQYRALFQSKAS
- a CDS encoding tRNA modification GTPase trmE, which encodes MHAADTICAPATSAGTGAIAVIRVSGPDALAAVDRVVAFRSGTAAAAKGYTVKFGNAAGLDDVLVNIFRAPRSYTGEDAAEISCHASPYIVGALLDKLTEAGCRLAEPGEFTRRAYVNGKMDLAQAEAVADVIAASSAAQHRVAMNQLRGGYSAELRGLRGQLLELTSLLELELDFSEEDVEFADRSRLRALLDTACSHCRQLADSFRLGNAIKNGVPVAIVGAPNSGKSTLLNALLRDDRAIVSDIPGTTRDTVEETCVIDGVLFRFIDTAGIREASDEVERLGIERTFRKIGEAEIVLGVVDASMPQEAVSAAISEIEGRVDPARQKLLILLNKEDKTKPASGTTTISAPDGRREYDDYVRPKPATGTTTISHPDGRCAALRISAKQGAGLDELRAALAARAGVASATGTLVTNARHAAALREAAASLSAVSDGLDRGIPSDLLAEDLRAALTSLGAITGLITTDEVLGEIFSKFCIGK
- a CDS encoding GGGtGRT protein; translated protein: MALFESYERRINQINAALNKYGIKDIDEAKAICDAKGIDPYKICEDTQKICFENAKWAYVVGAAIAIKKGVKTAAEAAEAIGEGLQAFCIPGSVADDRKVGLGHGNLAARLLSEETECFAFLAGHESYAAAEGAIKIAEMANKVRQKPLRVILNGLGKDAAKIISRINGFTYVQTEFDYATGELKVVSEKRYSDGVRGGVRCYGADDVREGVAILWKENVDISITGNSTNPTRFQHPVAGTYKKERVLAGKKYFSVASGGGTGRTLHPDNMAAGPASYGMTDTLGRMHSDAQFAGSSSVPAHVEMMGFLGMGNNPMVGASVAVAVAVAQAM
- a CDS encoding Cupin domain-containing protein codes for the protein MKAMKQIETIAKGQNFEAVNIGSWDEVIGYELPMGPRVLQGKVFVGQAVGATGSELSFQTLVPGQDSGFLHTHKTHEELYIIIKGEGLYQVDGEIFPVREGTVIRVSPDGKRALKNNGQENLTMLCIQYKANAFGEADSPMTDGNILQEPLNW
- a CDS encoding transcriptional regulator, HxlR family (manually curated) produces the protein MANFEGFCPVRNILSQIGDKWSVLAMVALQKYGVCRFRDFQKDMPDVSRKMLSQTLKRLEDFRLVTRTVYAEVPPRVEYRLTELGESFQPALNGIIDWALTNRDALAPHGRRE
- a CDS encoding CubicO group peptidase, beta-lactamase class C family (manually curated), whose amino-acid sequence is MIRGYRADGLDGPGIFSFEHHVHDTIPNGNQVFRFKVAESRADWIDTLHFYNEPPHCINQTFPEAMANKSATQGIMIIHDDRIVYELYRGDFTADRLATVFSVSKSITSLLCGIAVDEGYIKSIDDPVTNYLPELKGKDPRWEMLTIRDLLCMFSGLDFDDEYEFNIKALKAVNAIARLNYGHNLMRQIKGLKFRCDPGTRFHYESMTTAILGVVIERATGRRYADYLSEKVWKPLQMESVALINIDSRKHHAAHAFGGITCTLKDLAKIGRLYLNDGMWGGRRIVSEEWIRRTTSFYPKSSYRYSWYDVRFQGFETGQYPGFYAIGIYNQVLYINPHKNLIMVRIGEDNIGWATIPEVFEQLSDVWP
- a CDS encoding NifU homolog involved in Fe-S cluster formation, producing MIYTKEVQQMCCVAKGANHANAPIPEEGKWVHAKEIKDISGLTHGIGWCAPQQGCCKLTLNVKDGIIEEALVETLGCSGMTHSAAMASEILPGKTLLEALNTDLVCDAINTAMRELFLQIVYGRTQSAFSEGGLPIGGSLEDLGKNLRSQVGTMYGTKLKGSRYLEMTEGYCTRMALDADNEVIGYEFVNLGKLMDALKGGATGPEAIEKAKGTYGRFKDAVKYIDPRKE
- a CDS encoding radical SAM mobile pair protein B; this encodes MATVTTLAYKDVKTVMTKSSLPVGGFSVNPYVGCPHACRYCYASFMKRFTGHTEKWGTFLDVKNWPRITDPHKYDGQRIVIGSVTDGYNEHEATYKRTRMLLEQLRGTSAEIMVTTKSDLVLRDIDLLKTFPKATVSWSVNTLDEQFKDDMDDAPSIERRLSAMKRFHDEGIRTVCFVSPIFPGITDVPAIIERAKDQADLIWLENLNLRGQFKGDIMRYIAEKYPQLVPLYDEIYNKGKRDYWQALEAQVKQICSENDFPYLRNDLPYGRSKPGKPVIVNYFYHEEIRLNNK